The Candidatus Omnitrophota bacterium genome window below encodes:
- the queF gene encoding preQ(1) synthase, translating to MKNKRGKMSAINGGGKKSDYEGLQRNIRKFKTPSIEVWLNQYADKLYTIDLDIPEFTCICPKTGLPDFATIRIEYSPAKFCVELKSFKMYTISFRNLGIFHEHLINKMLEDFVAVVRPRWLKISGIFNPRGGITTTVSREYKAK from the coding sequence ATGAAAAATAAACGAGGAAAAATGTCTGCCATAAATGGTGGCGGAAAGAAATCCGATTACGAAGGTTTACAGAGAAATATTCGAAAATTTAAAACTCCTTCTATTGAAGTTTGGCTTAATCAATACGCGGATAAGCTTTATACGATTGACCTGGATATTCCGGAGTTTACTTGTATCTGTCCAAAAACGGGCTTACCGGATTTTGCGACTATTCGGATAGAATATTCTCCGGCTAAATTCTGCGTAGAGTTAAAATCTTTTAAGATGTATACTATATCTTTTCGCAATTTAGGGATTTTTCATGAGCATTTAATTAATAAAATGCTTGAGGATTTTGTGGCTGTGGTCAGGCCGCGCTGGTTAAAGATTAGTGGAATTTTTAATCCTCGGGGCGGTATTACTACGACTGTCTCAAGAGAATATAAAGCTAAATGA